The following are from one region of the Corylus avellana chromosome ca1, CavTom2PMs-1.0 genome:
- the LOC132171529 gene encoding uncharacterized protein LOC132171529: MALNVLQVSCGPDALSEIREISSAKSAWNILAEKYNVSKNTNSVVLQVLEKDNYKEWSVGVKTYLMAHDLCEIIEATTEPPKQEDDEAAFKAWSKKNSMALHVIQISCGPDTFSQIIEISSAKTAWDKLAEEYNLSNSGSDNNGNVDHVLRHEALKKAVRSGDWNTAEEFLNGNPGATRAQITLFGETALHVAVNAGHEDIVEKLVDLMSEQDMEILDSFGTTALFNTTNAGNYRMAACMARKNRNLLSIIDKQDKQIPVVKAIFNGHIELARYLYSLTTLDDLTPEKGVHGATLCTQAIYTRNLGNNQLFA; this comes from the exons ATGGCTTTAAATGTGCTCCAGGTTTCATGCGGGCCGGACGCATTGTCCGAGATTAGGGAGATCAGTTCGGCTAAAAGTGCATGGAATATTTTGGCAGAAAAGTACAACGTCTCTAAGAATACTAActcag TTGTTCTTCAAGTTCTTGAAAAAGATAATTATAAGGAATGGAGTGTTGGGGTGAAAACCTATTTGATGGCTCATGACCTTTGTGAAATAATTGAAGCAACCACCGAACCTCCAaaacaagaagatgatgaagctgCTTTTAAGGCTTGGAGTAAGAAGAATTCCATGGCCTTACATGTTATCCAAATTTCATGCGGACCAGACACATTTTCTCAGATTATTGAGATTAGTTCCGCAAAAACTGCTTGGGATAAGTTGGCAGAAGAATATAATTTGTCCAACtcag GCAGCGACAACAATGGGAACGTTGACCATGTTCTTCGACATGAGGCCTTAAAAAAGGCAGTGCGTAGTGGTGATTGGAACACTGCAGAGGAGTTTCTAAACGGCAATCCCGGTGCAACAAGGGCACAAATCACACTTTTTGGCGAGACGGCTCTTCACGTTGCTGTTAATGCAGGGCATGAGGATATAGTGGAGAAGTTGGTGGATTTAATGTCGGAGCAAGACATGGAAATACTTGATAGCTTTGGTACCACAGCTCTGTTTAATACAACTAATGCTGGAAACTACAGGATGGCAGCGTGCATGGCTAGAAAGAACCGCAACTTGCTCAGCATTATAGATAAACAGGATAAACAAATTCCAGTTGTTAAGGCTATTTTCAATGGGCATATAGAATTGGCTCGCTATCTCTATTCTCTCACTACACTGGATGATCTAACACCAGAAAAAGGCGTCCACGGGGCTACACTTTGTACCCAGGCTATATATACCAGAAATTTAGGTAACAACCAACTCTTCGCCTAA